GATAGGCCAGAGGTGTGACTGACTGATAGGCCAGTGTGTGACTGAATAATAGGCCAGTGTGTGACTGACTGATAGCCAGTGTGTGACTGACTGATAGGCCAGTGTGTGACTGACTGATAGGGATTTGGTGGATCATTTTTTGAGTCAGTCTGGACTAGATTTAGGATTTGAGGTGATGGGTTAGGTTGGGTTAAATTCATTAGGCCTCATTAGACCTCTGTAGTGTCATTATATTAGACCTCTATAGTGTCATTATATTAGACCTCTATAGTGCCATTATATTAGACCTCTATAGTGTCATTATATTAGACCTCTATAGAGTCATTATATTAGTCCTCTATAGTGTCATTATATTAGTCCTCTATAGTGTCATTATATTAGACCTCTATAGTGTCATTATATTAGTCCTCTATAGTGTCATTATATTAGACCTCTATAGTGTCATTATATTAGACCTCTATAGTGTCATTATATTAGACCTCTATAGTGTCATTATATTAGACATCTCTTTAGTGTCATTCATCTGACATttcatttatttgtttgtttgttcattaaTTAATTCTGTCTTTTGTCCAATTGATCAGTCATGTGTTATTCATTCACACTGGTGACAGAGAGACGACCAAATTGAGCCCATGTTTCAAACTGAAATATTCTAAAGCCAGAGATGATTGCATTGAATCCCTTCTGGATCTCTCGATTATTGGGAGTTTACCTGCAATATTCGGCAGAGGACATCATGACCGAAATTGAACAGCAGCAGGCTTTACCCCGACCGACCGATTGCGCTCCACCGACCGTGCCGAGAGTCTGTCTGCGTCCCAAAATGGCCCCCTTCACCACATAGCGCACTACGTTAGAACAGCGGCggcagtgcactgtatagggattagggtgccatatggaacCCAGTCTATGTCGTATGGGGAAGACGACAGGGGGACAATCTGAATAATCTTCAATACTCAGCGATTCTACATCAACTATTTCCGTTGAAACGATTATACCCCAACTGCATTATGGAACGGTATAATCATTCTGGAGTTGTATAATCGTCAAGCCTAGCCATAAAAACCCACTTAGCTCTCCGGCTCGTGTCCACAGCTGTAGCTCTAGTTTGAAATGTGAAATACCACAACTTGGCAAGGCTGTGTCTGTGTAAATTCTCGTTCCCCTAGCTTGGCTGGTTGACTGGTATCTGTGCCAGTAGTGTTTGCATGTCTGAGGGTTAGGTTATATATCGAGCTGGTttgtcgcacacacacacacatacacacacacacacacacacacacacacagacacacatagacaaagacacacacaccgacagagTTGCAGGCATTAGTCTGTAAACAGCTGAGGGTTGATCCCTGTTCAGCCATAGATGACATTTACTATGAGGTTGCTGTCTGGTTCTCCTGTACAGTCTGGGGCACATCCTGAGCTGGCTGCCTGTGTCCCCCTGTCCACTGCAGTTTTTCCACTGTCAGAAACTAAGCCAATCATCACCAGTCATTAAAGTCCTtcggatgatattgtgacatgacTTCAACTACAGCTGTTCAAACAGTAAACATTGTCCCAGTGATTACATTACCCCAAATAGGTATTCTCACGGCTGCACAATTAGTGTTATTTTGACTAAATCGTTTTTGTCCTATCCCGAACGAGCACAGTTGGCAGTATATCTGGACGATTGTGGGCCAGAAAAGGCTCTCAGCAAAACTAAGTTTGTACCGAATTGTAGACTTTGATGTAGTGACGTTTTTAACTCCTTAATATTTGTGTCCACAGACGTCATCTGCACAAATCAGTGGATCACCCTGCCTTGGGAGGCCTAGCAGCCCTGATGGAGGATCCTGGTACATCACTGGACCACGGAGGGTTTGAGTGGGAGCCGGCCGCCAAGTCAGTGTGTAAAACAACTCCAATCTTTCGCTCCGTCCTTTCTACCAGCACCGTAAGTGTTCCTCGGGACTTTGAGTCTAAACGAAAATCCCTTCCGGTGGTATTACTCTATTAAGGTCATGTAAGACCTCTTGCTTCATTGTTTCCTTGAATATCAGATTGTTTATTAGCCCATATCCTCTCTCAAGATCAAACTATTTTACAAACAATCTTCATCAGatatactgtaaaaaaaaatctaattatgtcatggcttttacCTTTTTTTCTATCAACATCTTTCATCAAAATCTTTGGGAATATAGTCTTTCGAATTCCTTCGAGGGTCGATCTAAATCACTTTTGAATCCAACTAATTTTACATGGCCTGTCCAAACTCATGTTGTTTCCTGACATCTTTTTTAATGAACTCTTCATTGAGCAGTGATGTCATCTGTtcttgtttttctgttttaatCTAACACCATTAAATAATCACAAACATAGCAGAAACAGCCCCCGGTGAACTTGCTGGTGTTAGGCAGCTAATGATAATGTGCAGAGGATGCAGTCAAACTGTTTTTTGTGAAAAGCTAATGGGTAAAGAATGAGTTGAAATGATCAGCACAATGACCGATTCCAACACATACTGTAGCCGTTTATTGTGTCTTCAATTCAGCTGTATTTCTTGAGCTCATGCATATAAGTACTAGTTCTTTTCATGAAAACGCAAATTTTTATTGACTGTTTATGGATTGCTATTGGCCCAGCATTGCAGCAGTATTGGAGACTTGGGTGATAGTGATCGGTCAGATCTAAAAGACTTAGCAGTGGCTACAACTTACTTTTGAAAGTGTCCGTTTCCTAGGTTCTTTATTACTGGGAATGTATTTGATTTTAAACACAGCTCAGCTCCGTTTGTTGGTTGACTCATTGTCTCAGGCTCGCTGAGGCGTGAGATATATTTAATTTCTCTCCAGTGATCATTAAATTATGCTAATTACTCCCCAGATGTTTTTCATCACAGACCACAGGGTTGGTAATTGAAATGCAATAAGCTATAGACCAACGGTGACGCATGCTTTGTATTCTAAACACAAcctcttttttgggggggattatcTACAATTGGTTAACTACGTGGCAATATTACTACGTTTTTTCACTTTGTGTTAATTTTCAAGGGTTTTAATTAAATTCACCGTCAATGAAAGTAGATTAGTCCTAATTTTAATACGGATACGGTAGTAATAGTTTAGAAAGTCTTTAATTTCTGGGGTATGTTGGATATTTCCTCCCAGTCAATGCAGCCCACAAAGGGAAAGGTGGGTATGAACAGAACAAACACACTGATTAACTCCCAGGTAGTTTCAATACTGAATATGTGGCAGATATTAAAACGGCTTCTCAACTGCTACATATTCCAAATGGACTTAACAAAATGGTGGGTGTGGGTGTTTAGGGTTGCTTTCAGTGCAACTGGTGGTTACGTTGAGAAACTAGTGTTCTGATTGCCAGCAGAAGAACACTGACTGTTAGGACAGTACTTGAGGAGCAAGATTGAATCGATTGAAGAATATTTGTCAGTGGCTTGTGATGGCTGGTTTTGTTTTGATGTTTTCCCTGGGGTTTTCAGTGTTAGTTATGGTCTGATGTTGCAGCCTGGGGTTTTCAGTGTTAGTTATGGTCTGATGTTGCAGCCTGGGGTTTTCAGTGTTAGTTATGGTCTGATGTTGCAGCCTGGGGTTTTCAGTGTTAGTTATGGTCTGATGTTGCAGCCTGGGGTTTTCAGTGTTAGTTATGGTCTGATGTTGCAGCCTGGGGTTTTCAGTGTTAGTTATGGTCTGATGTTGCAGCCTGGGGTTTTCAGTGTTAGTTATGGTCTGATGTTGCAGCCTGGGGTTTTCAGTGTTAGTTATGGTCTGATGTTGCAGCCTGGGGTTTTCAGTGTTAGTTATGGTCTGATGTTGCAGCCTGGGGACTGGATTATCTGAAAAAGACTTAGGGAGGGCAGAGTTTAATCAATCTACTATGAGCGATTTGCAATCGATAGGTAAAGAGAGATTATAATCTGTTTGGAGGGAATGAATTTGGGTTAGCCAAACATTCAATCATTTGGTCTCTTAGTTCAGAGGTCTCTTAGTCTCTTGGTCTCTTAGTTCTCTTCAgcaggaaaaacatttattttattcctGTATAGTCCTTAGCAACTACTCTTAAACGAATTAACTTACTTTAGTAAAAACAAAAGCTACAGTCTAGTTTACAAAACTGGTATGAATAGCTATTCTAAAGTACATTAAGTTTGGCCTCACAGACGTGTAACGTGTATTCAAGATTGACTACACAATAAAAGCTTGTTATGGGCTTCTAGCCCCGAGAAAACTCTTAAACAATCTCAGTTATGGGAAGAAAAGGACCATGCCAATAACAGTAACTGGCTCTGGGTTTGAAGAGAGGGTTATTGTCTTTCTCTTGCAATTTACGACTCTAATGATGCACTTATGTTGCCCGCTCTTCCCTTTCTCTTACACCTTACCTACTTAAGGAGGAAATCTTGATTGGTAAGTCGATGCTATCCGCAGACTTAGGGATTTACTGTACCTTAGGGTTCGCTGCAGGCTAATTATTTTCTTCTTGCAGGGAAAAAAGCACAATCTGTCCTATTCTGAGGACTTTCTAAGTTAGACTGATGGGATATCTCTGTCTTCAGTCCTTTTCATTTCCACATAATGCCCATTTTGTGATGTTTGTTCAATGTTCTTTAAAACAGGCTTTGTAATGGGGTCGTTGTTGTTCCTTCTCTTgtacttctctctttctctcactggacTTAGCTAAAGCCGTTGGTAGTTTCTATTCACACACTAGTAACTCTTCTTTATGTTCTGTTATTTTGTTCTTCCTTTCATATGTTTGTTTTAGTTCagtttattaaaaaaatatatatattaaaaaaatcttTCAATTTGGTTCAGTTTAGTTTTACTTTCCAAGTTATTCGCATGACACAAATTTGCATGACGTCTATAATCTTTTCAagttctctgtcccccccccccctaaaaaatatatatatatattctctgtgtTTTGGAAGGGAAATACGTGCATTTGTAGAGTATTCCCAATGCATCATACAGGTAGTTGCTTATTGAACTAaacgaaaaaagaaaaaaaaacatctctGGAAGTAAAGCAACATCCTCTTTCTGTCTGTTTACAGGTCTTGCAGTCAAAACCTGGCGGTGAGGTTTTAAACACAACAGTGATTCTCCGACACACTTTGTCCAATCAGAGCAAAGGACCACAGGATTACGATTCCGGGAACGACACGTCTTCCCCACCATCGACCAAAACCGGCATTTCACAGTCAAACGTCATCGGCGACAAAAAGGTCCTTTGCCATGCGCCGGCTTCACCGGAGAAACTGAAGTTCAGGGACGGAGACAACGCGTCCGACTCTGGGAACTCTGTGACCAGCTATGCTTCCCTGTGTAAACCTCTGCATGTGGAAGGTGGTTTGTCTACTGCAACTTTCAACAGGAACGGCAAGAGGTGAGCTTTCCATCCTTAAAGAATATCGTACTATAGGTGATGAAAAGTGCTACTTGAAGTCAAGGACCAGAAATGTTCCTAGATTTACTTTTTTCTCAAAATGTAAGCCATCCATATACATAGTGTAAGGAGGACATCTCTATATTTTCACAATTGCAGCAGACATTGATTAAACATTGATGGAATTCCACTGTTATCATTGCAGTGAGCCGGTGAAGACTTCAGGATGTGGAGCCAAGGTGGGGAGACCTCAGaagactgtctccatctctccgttGAGGACGGTCACCTCTTCACGTAAGAGGACTAAAGCCAACTcctccagcagcagcagcagaagcaGGAGTAGATCCTCTGGGAGCTCCAGACACTCTGGACGCTACTCTCAAAGCCGATCGCTGTCATCTGCCAGGTTGGTTTCACTTAGGTTCTAATGTACTTCACTGACACCTCCAGTAGCCACTTGAAATAATGTGGGCTTTCCCTGAGCTCCATTGAAGTAAATGTGTTGTGCTTTGTCTTAAGGTCATACTCCCGTTCACCGAGCTACTCAGCTGGTTTGAGAAGGAAAGGAAGTGTAGGCAGTGGTAGGTCCAGAGGAAGATACTCCAGGAACAGTGAAGACAGGTAAAAAAAAGCTTTGCATATCTACTCTAGCTCAGGTAACCACTTCTGGCACTACTATTGTACTAGCATGATGATAGCAGAAGGTGCCAGTATGGTGGgtttaaaatatatacaaattaTAGAATTGCTAATGAGAGATGCCATCTGACATTGGTAGGGtccgagagaggaagagggacccCAGCTCCTGGGAGAAAGATGTGAAACACAACAGTCAGAAGCATAGCGGGAAGAGGCAAAAACGCAGGTCCTACTCTCCCATGAGAAAAAGGAGGAGAGATTCACCCAGTCACCTGGAAGCCAGGAGGATAACCAGGTCTGCTATTCTCTTTTCAGCTGATACACTTTCACACATTTGTGACAGGCATGTTTTTATTCTTTTATTATTTTACTATACTTGGTATAAACGTATTCATTCTAACCACAGACTCAAGCCTGGTTCGCTCCTAACTGAGTCCCTTTTATTTTAATCATCGACAATGGCCCCCAGTTTGCCTCAAAGACTGTTGAAGGACTGGACTGTAAAAGGAAGGCAATAAACCTGATTCCTTGTCTACTAGTCTAAACAAGCTGCAATGGATCAAGCGAGACAGctccagtgcattcggaaagtattcagacctcttgactgtttctacattttgttactttcatccttattgtaaaattgattaaatcaccccccccccccccatcattaacctaccccataatgacaaagaaaaaacagatgtttttatttaaaagtgttgctaatttataaataaataaaaaacggacatatcacatttacataagtattcagacccctttactcagtactttgttgaagcacctttggcagcaataacagccttgagtcttcttgggtgtgacgctacaagcttggcacacctgtatttggggagtatctcccattcttctctgccgatctcaggttggatgggcagtgtcgctgcacagctatgttcaggtctccagagatgctcaatcgggttcaagtccgggctctgactgggccacaagaacattcagagacttgtcccgaagccactcctgcgttggtTTGGCTGTGTGCATATGGTCGTTGTCCTggtggaaagtgaaccttcgccccagtctgaggatcTGAGCACCGaacagcaggttttcatcaaggagctctctgtactttgcttcgttcatattaccctcaatcctgactagtctcccatgcagatgaaaaacatccccacagcatgatgctgccaccaccatttatttatttatttttattttaccattattttaccaggtaagttgactgagaacacgttctcatttgcagcaacgacctggggaatagttacaggggagaggagggggatgaatgagccaattgtaaactggggattgttaggtgaccatgatggtttgagggccagattgggaatttagccaggacaccagggttaacacccctactcttacgataagtgccatgggatctttaatgacctcagagagtcaggacacccgtttaacgtcccatccgaaagacggcaccctatacaggacagtgtccccaatcactgccctggggcattgggatatatttttttttttagaccagaggagagagtgcctcctactggccctccaacaccacttccagcagcatctggtctcccatccagggactgaccaggaccaaccctgcttagcttcagaagcaagccagcagtggtatgcagggtggtatgctgctggcttgcaccatgcttcaccgtagggatggtgccaggtttcctccagatgtgactcttggcattcaggccaatgagtttgatcttggtttcattagaccagagaatcttgtttctcatggtctgagagttctttaggtgccttttggaaaactccaagctggctgtcgtgtgccttttactgaggagtggcttccgtctggccactaccataaaggcctgattggtggagtgctgcagagatgttttccTTGTGGAAGGTTGTCCcagctccacagaggaactctgaagttctgtcagagtggccattgggttcttggtcacctcccttaacaaggcccttctcccccgattgctcagtttggccgggcggccagctctaggaagagtcttggtggttccaaactcgtttcatttaagaatgattgaggccgctgtgttcttggggaccttctatGCTGCAAtattattttggtacccttccccaaatctaaCCCTcaatacaatcctgtctcgaatcTCTAAGGAcatttcctttgacctcatggcttggtttttgctctgacatgcactgtcaactgtgggaccttaaatagacaggtgtgtgcctttccaaatcatgcccaatcaattgaatttaccacaagtgaactccagtcaagttgtagaaatgtcttaaggatgatcaatggaaacaggatgcacctgagctcaattttgagtctcatagcaaagggtctgaatacttatgtaaataaggtatttcagtttttgctttgtcattctggggtgttgtgatgtcattatggggtattgtgatgtcattatggggttttgtttgtagattgatgaggaagatGTTttaattaatccattttagaataaagctgtaacgtaacaaaatgtgggaaaagtcaaggggtctgaataccttccaaaAGCAGTGTAAATGAAACAGTTCTGCTCATGATTATGCATTGAAATGTTCACAGTATAATGTTGTTTCAAGGTGTGACAGCTATATCTAAAATAACTTTCTCCTGACCTGAACACGAGCTGAAATAATTTTCTGAAGAAAGTGTAACATAACAATCCAGGCATGATTACTTAGGCCGGTATTCAATCAATGTGGTGTTCACCCTGTATGTTAAGAAAAAGCTATGATTTCATGACAATATCCAATTTCCAATGACCATGAGAGGAATGTGGTTAGCACCTCCGATTCAGCAGAAACATTCAGAATGAAACCGCAATGCATGTTTTCCAAAATCTTTGCAGTTGATTGAATTTCAActtatttttcacattttgtatgtgtttagtccaATCCCTCTCATGCTAACCATCTCTCTGATTCCTCACAGTGCCAGGAAGAGACCCATCCCCTACTTCCGTCCCAGTCCTTCGTCCAGCAGTCGCTCTACCAGCGTATCCTCTTGGAGCAGCCTCTTCACAAGGAGCCGCAGCCCCAGCCCTGGCCTCTGCCTCAGCCGATCCAGGAGTAGGAGCCGAGGAAGAAGTAGGAGTTACTCCTCCTACAGGAGCTACAGTCGCAGCTCGTCTTGGAACTCCATCTTTGGGAGTCGGAGCCGGAGTCGGAGCTATGACTCGTTGGATGGTTACAGCAAGAACAAGAACCGGCGCTGAGTTATAAAACAGACTGAGGAAGAGGAGACTGACTTATCAGCAGACTGAGTTAGCAACAGACTGAGTTATCAACAGACTGAAGAGGAGACTGCACTATGATTCCCCAAGTCAACAGGAGAACAGCGAAAGTATGGGGACATGTTTTCATCTCTTTGCATCATTCCATGTTAGATCTCTGAGCGAGAACCTTCAAGCAATTGTTTTACCATACATTGAATTGCTTGGCAGATGAATTACCATTTGAATTGTACCAGTGCTGTTCACATTGCCCAGACAGAAACCATTGGAAATAGATTGATTGAATTTTGTCTTTCGTTCATTTTTGTCCATCCCCAGTGCAATGTCCAGAGACAGTTTTGTCTTGTGACACTCTTCCTCTGACATCCATGAGTGAAATGAAGGATGAAGGAGCACCATTCATTTTTACCCTTTGATAAACTCTTTGTTTCATAAGAACTCTTACGTTTAATTTATGATCTGGGATGTGCACTAGAAAGGTCTTTTGGGACAATTTCAGTAGGTTTGTGAATGTGTGTATTTTCAAACAGCGTGTTTTTCAGCAACGTAGAAAAAGGTGGGTTGCTTCTCTGATCCCAGCTCTTCAGAAGGTAGAACACAAACATGCCTCCTCTGagaaatggaggaggaggaggaggaggaggaggaggaggaggaggaggaggaggaggaggtggtccCGGTGGCAAACAAACTGCTTGTCAGCTCAAATACCAGTTTTATTTATCCTCTGATCAAGTGGAAACCATTTGAAATGTCATTCCTTGTAAAATGATGGTGAATTAACAAATCACTCTGCAGAAGACCAGGACTGAGAAAGGCGTTTGTCATGATCCAGATATCCTGAAAATGTCCAGGAAAGCATTATTTTCCCTTACAACCCCGAGTGACACTGAACAATTTCGATATCTGAATTGCAACACCTGGGGTAGGGGTTAAATGACAATTTAAACACTGATTCATATTTAGGTTGTCATATTTTTTCATTCATCTTGGTGGTTATgtattaatgtatttatttatggtTGATCTTTATGTGTTCTATGAGTTCTATGTGTTCTATGAGTTCTATGTGTTCTATGAGTTCTATAAGTTCTATGTGTTCTGAGTTCTATGTGTTCTATGTGTTGTATGAGTTATATGAGTTATATGAGTTCAATAAGTTATATGGGTTCTATGTGTTCTATGAGTTCTATGTGTTCTATGAGTTTGATTCCTTTGACTAAAACTTGAATAAGAGAGAGTGTTGAAAGGTTTTACTCTTTTGACAGAGAGGAAATTCAACATTGGATGAATCTACTATTTTGTATAACGGTCTGAAACAGCACTCTAACATAATTTGCTTGAATTGAGTTTGGTAATGAGTTTGGTATTTCAGAACCTCATCGGTCTTGTTTTGTTGCCTGTCCGAAGgacaatttaaaaaatgttttagtgTCCTGCATACTTGTAACGTGTTTACAATCATATTTCTGCATTTGTGTCACCTCTCAGTAATGGTATCTGTTTGTTTCTATGCAACACCATTATGTCACTGGGGTTCTACTCTGTCTATGATGTGATGTTATGGTCTGAATGAAGAAAGTTCCAGTTTAAACTCTACAATGGACAGTCTgaatgccagtctgtttgtgctttcACGCCAACTCAATGTCACCCATTGAAAGTAATGGAGTTGGCAAGAGATcaaaccgatctgggaccaggctacaataAACAATGTAATGGCATATAGATTCAGACAATACTACTTCACTTTTTTTGAAATGTTACCTTCAACTATTCCCCTCTTCTCTTTTGAGGGGAATGCTATTTTGTTCAGAGGATGTCCTATAAAAAGCCACAACCGAgaatacagaaaaaaagaaagaggaaACTAAAAGCTTGTGTGTCAGAGAAGACAACCCCAACCATGACTTTTAGCCTCAATGAATAGTCTACTGTATTTGTTAAATTATATATTATGTGGGCTCGTAGTGCACTGTTTGAATAAAATTAGTATTTAGAACCGCTGTTCCTGCCCGTACTGTATATCATTGAAatggttttatttctgtattatgtCTAATCTGTCACATTGTATATCTTCGTTCAGTGTGTGCTCCAGGCAAGAGGGTCTGTTCTCTATGCATTGTACTGTATAATCATCTGAGGTCCTTTATCTGAATGTTCAATGACTTGTCCAAAAGTATAGATATATTGGGAGGAAGATGACAAGTATTTTACATGGTAGTTATGCTTTTAGGTGAACCACTCCCTCGAGGCCCTAAAATACCATTCCATGAGGTAAAGTGTAAACTATAAAATGTATATGTAATTACTGTGGTGTAAATATGCATCGGCACTGTATACATTAATTATATGAGGGATGAAGTATAATTAATTTAGAATTTGTGGAATAGTCAATCAAATGATCAATGAATCTACACATGTACTGGTATGGTAAACTTGGTAAACACATGTACTGGTATGGTAAACTTGGTAAACACATGTACTGGTATGGTAAACTTGGTAAACACATGTACTGGTATGGTAAACTTGGTAAACACATGTACTGGTATGGTAAACTTGGTAAACACATGTACTGTGTGTAGATACATTGCCTCACTGTTGTCAGCTCAGCTGTAAGCGCTCTGATTTTCCATCACCATTACTAGGCTATATGATGTGTTTCTATAATGGCCATTGAACTTCTACTGAAAGAAAAATAATCGAGTATCAAGGCACAAGTCGTGACcaaaatgcagacacaggaggcacatggttggagtcttacaatgtttattaatccaaaaggagtaggcaagagaatggtcgtggacaggcaaaaaggtcaaaaccagatcagagtcccagaggtacagagtggcagacaggctcgtggtcaaggcaggcagaatggtcaggcaggcgggtacagagtccagaaacaggcaagggtcaaaatcgTGAGACTAGAAAAAAATGAGAATAGAAAAAAGTAGGAGAACGTgggaaaccgctggttgacttggaacatacaagacttactggcacagagagacaggagacacagggataaatacactggggaaaataggcgacacctggagggggtggagacaataacgaggacaggtgaaacagatcagggtgtgacagcgaGCCAAGAAAGCATTTGGGAAACTGGGGGGGAATTGAGAAATATTGGAAACTATATCAGTGGGTTATATAGGTCTTTGTGCTTGAACTCCATGCCtgatcatgttgaaaacagaaggtTAAATAACAAGGCGCATGATAAGACTGATGCTCCAGTGTGTTAAATGATGCAGTCTCTCATTTTCTCTGTGAATGAGCAATAATGTGGAGATGGAGAGCCAGGATGCGTTTTCCCACTGGCACACAGCAGGGTGTCAGTGTGAGCTTGACTTGTTGTAATGCTTCAGCTGAAATCGGATTGTCCTCCCCTTGAACCCGTAAAATAAACCCTTATCCCTCCCCTTCCCATATATTGTGAgcaattatttatatatacaatAGATGACTGACAGGGAGGCGCTGTTTAGAAGCCAccatgcctccatcttggcactaccCCACCCATTGTAAGAAATATTCTGGAATCTATAGAAATATATGTATTAATGTCTATAGTACATTTGTTTTTGACAtgtttattatattacagacacttTACAAACATACTTTTAAATtctattatgtgagctaaacaaaaataaatgttaaaaaatCCTTTAAGCGGTAATCAGCGGTAGAAACAAAAACAAAGCTTTTACCCGCCattgtttcggtaaaaagctgagggatggggctggagaaatgtaccactctcaaattcacagACAGAGatgtggatgcaaggactgaccatcaataatatcaaaagtatagttttaaccatgttttgaggctatacattatttgtttacatttactttgtttaca
This window of the Salvelinus fontinalis isolate EN_2023a chromosome 28, ASM2944872v1, whole genome shotgun sequence genome carries:
- the LOC129826622 gene encoding serine/arginine repetitive matrix protein 4-like isoform X1, with product MASLEHQWEKQLFEKFWKGTFKAVATPRPGSIIVASITARRRVISTETTSCQPLKADERNAEAADTKLDTTTDRNGCIRDMGRRKHGSYHRTRSVLFDSDLSPRPHASKGKKKRRKSERKRKRERSPYYSLSPVRKKKKKKKKSSKKSKRHRYTSKKTKHSSSSLKHKRKDDRKRKKSSRRHMHRRRRYRRSESESSTWRSSSTESRRHLHKSVDHPALGGLAALMEDPGTSLDHGGFEWEPAAKSVCKTTPIFRSVLSTSTVLQSKPGGEVLNTTVILRHTLSNQSKGPQDYDSGNDTSSPPSTKTGISQSNVIGDKKVLCHAPASPEKLKFRDGDNASDSGNSVTSYASLCKPLHVEGGLSTATFNRNGKSEPVKTSGCGAKVGRPQKTVSISPLRTVTSSRKRTKANSSSSSSRSRSRSSGSSRHSGRYSQSRSLSSARSYSRSPSYSAGLRRKGSVGSGRSRGRYSRNSEDRVRERKRDPSSWEKDVKHNSQKHSGKRQKRRSYSPMRKRRRDSPSHLEARRITSARKRPIPYFRPSPSSSSRSTSVSSWSSLFTRSRSPSPGLCLSRSRSRSRGRSRSYSSYRSYSRSSSWNSIFGSRSRSRSYDSLDGYSKNKNRR
- the LOC129826622 gene encoding serine/arginine repetitive matrix protein 4-like isoform X2 codes for the protein MGRRKHGSYHRTRSVLFDSDLSPRPHASKGKKKRRKSERKRKRERSPYYSLSPVRKKKKKKKKSSKKSKRHRYTSKKTKHSSSSLKHKRKDDRKRKKSSRRHMHRRRRYRRSESESSTWRSSSTESRRHLHKSVDHPALGGLAALMEDPGTSLDHGGFEWEPAAKSVCKTTPIFRSVLSTSTVLQSKPGGEVLNTTVILRHTLSNQSKGPQDYDSGNDTSSPPSTKTGISQSNVIGDKKVLCHAPASPEKLKFRDGDNASDSGNSVTSYASLCKPLHVEGGLSTATFNRNGKSEPVKTSGCGAKVGRPQKTVSISPLRTVTSSRKRTKANSSSSSSRSRSRSSGSSRHSGRYSQSRSLSSARSYSRSPSYSAGLRRKGSVGSGRSRGRYSRNSEDRVRERKRDPSSWEKDVKHNSQKHSGKRQKRRSYSPMRKRRRDSPSHLEARRITSARKRPIPYFRPSPSSSSRSTSVSSWSSLFTRSRSPSPGLCLSRSRSRSRGRSRSYSSYRSYSRSSSWNSIFGSRSRSRSYDSLDGYSKNKNRR